A genomic region of Bactrocera dorsalis isolate Fly_Bdor chromosome 3, ASM2337382v1, whole genome shotgun sequence contains the following coding sequences:
- the LOC125777648 gene encoding uncharacterized protein LOC125777648 → MLTDDDILAVLEASDAPDFSSDDEERDKNYEPSDSTDSEGEEEADIEGNVGEVLPELGHEENIEPSSSRRPIWRRKPFCQPIIDMPVAEEVDYAVDTPTPLEYFAKYFDNVFFENAVNCTNRYEFANAGGMLKTTTKEIKNFFGIHIAMGCIHFPRIRMYWQNKFKIPLVAETMTRDRFFKLRETFHVVFPSDVPETQRRLNIFWRVQPIIDAVRNACLKISRKRGEHIP, encoded by the exons ATGCTTACAGATGATGATATTTTGGCAGTGCTAGAGGCCTCAGACGCCCCCGATTTTAGCAGCGATGATGAAGAACGAGACAAAAATTATGAGCCATCGGACAGCACCGACAGTGAAGGCGAGGAAGAAGCAGATATTGAAGGAAACGTAGGTGAAGTGCTTCCTGAGTTAGGTCACGAAGAAAATATTGAACCG agttcaagtcgtcgTCCGATTTGGAGAAGGAAACCTTTTTGCCAACCAATTATCGATATGCCTGTTGCAGAGGAAGTT GACTATGCAGTAGATACGCcgacacctctagaatattttgctaaatattttgataacgtatttttcgaaaatgcgGTTAATTGCACTAATAGATACGAATTTGCGAATGCAGGTGGCATGTTAAAAACAACCACTAAggaaatcaaaaacttttttggaaTACACATTGCAATGGGTTGCATTCACTTTCCTAGAATTCGAATGTATTGGcagaacaaatttaaaattccactGGTAGCGGAAACAATGACTCGCGACAGATTTTTTAAGTTAAGAGAAACATTCCACGTCGTTTTTCCAAGCGACGTTCCTGAAACCCAAAGAAGACTCAATATTTTTTGGAGAGTGCAACCAATTATTGATGCAGTGCGGAATGcctgtttgaaaatttcaagaaaaaggGGGGAGCATATTCCATAG